One genomic window of Arthrobacter caoxuetaonis includes the following:
- a CDS encoding low molecular weight protein-tyrosine-phosphatase produces the protein MYRIITVCTGNICRSPMAQFCLTRAVRDAGLEEGVAVDSAGVTGWEAGHPMDPRAAAELQKNGFGEPALDSFRARAFEPEWYRDRNLILALDYGHFTHLEAGAPARERGKIRMLRSFDPAAAGLPPQQQGIEDPWYGDMSDFDSSYALIMAAVPGVVEFVRSALADGP, from the coding sequence ATGTACCGCATCATTACGGTCTGCACCGGCAACATCTGCCGCTCCCCCATGGCCCAGTTCTGCCTCACCCGCGCGGTCCGCGACGCCGGACTTGAAGAGGGCGTGGCCGTAGATTCGGCCGGCGTCACCGGGTGGGAGGCCGGGCACCCCATGGACCCCCGCGCTGCGGCCGAACTGCAGAAGAACGGCTTCGGCGAACCTGCCCTGGACAGCTTCCGGGCGAGGGCCTTTGAACCCGAGTGGTACCGGGACCGCAACCTCATCCTCGCCCTGGACTATGGCCACTTCACCCATCTGGAGGCCGGGGCACCTGCCCGGGAGCGCGGCAAAATCCGGATGCTGCGCAGTTTCGATCCTGCAGCCGCCGGCCTGCCGCCCCAACAGCAGGGCATCGAGGATCCCTGGTACGGCGATATGTCCGACTTTGACTCCTCCTACGCGCTGATTATGGCCGCCGTTCCCGGCGTCGTGGAATTCGTTCGCAGCGCGCTGGCGGACGGTCCCTGA
- a CDS encoding chorismate-binding protein, with product MPPASARPLLIGIDGFSGAGKTSLALELAAQLRAHRSVALFHLEDVYPGWDGLAAGMDYYRGTVLEPLAAGEEAHWQAWDWQAGRYGPRRTTVPAEIVIFEGVGAAHRAARQLLDAVVWVDAPEAERRERALARDGDTYAPHWNRWAAQEARWAAADPAQAGADLQVATGDSTGRAPLHAYVLRALGSLPLPAPGLGLPQSALQVDAEILDADPDPLQLYSELFDSSGNAVWLDSSDAGTAGAGGSPAERSRFSIMADDGGLLGRYAEHAAGTTRVSHGPVQVAVREPFFRWLHSEWGTASVPQELDCPFALGWVGCLGYGLKRETGGADVPFDVPFDGPDAALVFAGRAVVLDHVLKRVFLLTLKDPWFDGQAGSAAPSSSAAPSSSAALSSSAVDSSSAARSGEAWLESARRAVAASSVRAAASAVAGAPAVAGAPGGPASPQGWRPAGSGPAFSFRDSRADYQAKVRLAQEHIAEGNTYEACLTTQLRAELPEELEPQELLDLYAALRRRSPAPFASFLRLGNLVLAGTSPERFLRISAAGNLRAEPIKGTRPRGGTPAADAELRQDLLRSDKDRAENIMIVDLMRNDLSRLAEPGSVTVPRLCVVESYATVHQLVSTIDARLASGASRAEAIAAAFPAGSMTGAPKSSTMTILDRLEGAARGMYSGAAGYFSLTGAADLSVVIRTLVLSPKPGGVTVLSLGVGGAVTSGSDPEAEWQEVRTKARGVLGSLGSAVPED from the coding sequence ATGCCTCCAGCGTCCGCGCGCCCGCTGCTGATCGGCATCGACGGATTCTCCGGCGCGGGCAAAACCAGCCTGGCACTGGAACTGGCCGCGCAGCTGCGCGCCCACCGCAGTGTTGCCCTGTTCCATTTGGAGGATGTCTATCCCGGATGGGATGGGCTTGCCGCGGGCATGGACTACTACCGCGGCACCGTCCTGGAGCCGCTGGCCGCAGGAGAGGAAGCGCACTGGCAGGCCTGGGACTGGCAGGCAGGACGCTACGGACCCCGGCGCACCACGGTGCCGGCAGAGATCGTGATCTTCGAGGGGGTCGGCGCCGCCCACCGCGCCGCGCGGCAGCTGCTGGACGCGGTGGTGTGGGTCGACGCTCCCGAAGCCGAACGAAGGGAACGGGCCCTGGCCCGCGACGGCGACACCTACGCTCCGCACTGGAACCGCTGGGCTGCCCAGGAAGCCAGGTGGGCGGCTGCCGATCCGGCCCAGGCCGGCGCCGACCTTCAGGTGGCGACCGGGGATTCCACCGGGCGCGCTCCCCTGCACGCCTATGTGCTGCGAGCCCTGGGCTCCCTGCCGCTGCCCGCACCTGGACTTGGCCTGCCGCAGTCCGCGCTGCAGGTGGACGCTGAAATCCTGGACGCTGATCCAGACCCGCTGCAGCTCTACTCGGAGCTCTTTGACTCCTCCGGGAACGCTGTCTGGCTCGACAGTTCAGACGCCGGAACCGCGGGCGCGGGCGGCAGCCCCGCGGAACGCAGCCGCTTCAGCATCATGGCCGACGACGGCGGCCTCCTGGGACGCTATGCCGAGCATGCGGCCGGTACCACGAGGGTCAGCCACGGCCCGGTGCAGGTTGCCGTACGGGAGCCGTTCTTCCGGTGGCTGCACAGTGAGTGGGGAACCGCTTCGGTACCGCAGGAACTGGACTGCCCGTTCGCGCTGGGCTGGGTGGGGTGCCTCGGGTACGGACTCAAGCGGGAAACCGGGGGCGCCGATGTCCCTTTCGATGTCCCTTTCGACGGCCCCGACGCTGCCCTGGTCTTTGCCGGCCGCGCCGTGGTCCTGGACCACGTACTCAAACGTGTCTTCCTGCTCACCCTGAAGGATCCGTGGTTTGACGGACAGGCGGGCAGCGCAGCCCCTTCCAGCAGTGCAGCCCCTTCCAGCAGCGCAGCCCTTTCCAGCAGCGCGGTCGATTCCAGCAGCGCAGCCCGCTCCGGCGAAGCCTGGCTGGAATCGGCCCGGCGTGCGGTGGCCGCGTCCTCTGTCCGGGCTGCGGCATCCGCTGTGGCCGGGGCACCCGCTGTGGCCGGGGCACCCGGCGGCCCGGCTTCCCCGCAGGGCTGGCGTCCGGCCGGCAGCGGGCCGGCCTTCTCGTTCCGCGACAGCCGGGCGGATTACCAGGCCAAGGTACGTCTGGCCCAGGAACACATCGCGGAGGGGAACACCTACGAAGCGTGCCTCACCACGCAGCTGCGGGCAGAGCTTCCGGAAGAGCTGGAGCCGCAGGAACTCCTGGACCTGTACGCGGCGCTGCGGCGGCGGAGTCCGGCACCGTTCGCGTCCTTCCTCCGGCTGGGGAATCTTGTCTTGGCCGGTACGTCTCCCGAACGGTTCCTGCGCATCAGCGCAGCGGGGAACCTGCGCGCCGAGCCAATCAAGGGCACCCGGCCCCGCGGCGGGACACCCGCCGCCGACGCCGAGCTGCGCCAGGACCTGCTGCGGAGCGACAAGGACCGCGCGGAAAACATCATGATCGTGGACCTCATGCGCAATGACCTCTCCCGGCTGGCAGAACCGGGGTCGGTGACAGTCCCGCGGCTGTGCGTGGTGGAAAGCTACGCCACCGTCCACCAGCTGGTCAGCACCATCGACGCCCGGCTGGCGTCCGGAGCGAGCCGGGCCGAAGCCATTGCCGCGGCTTTCCCGGCCGGCTCCATGACCGGCGCTCCCAAATCCAGCACCATGACCATCCTGGACCGGCTCGAAGGAGCAGCGCGCGGGATGTATTCGGGCGCCGCCGGCTATTTCTCTCTGACGGGCGCGGCTGACCTCTCCGTCGTAATCCGGACACTGGTCCTTTCCCCCAAACCCGGCGGCGTTACGGTGCTTAGCCTCGGCGTCGGCGGGGCCGTCACTTCCGGTTCCGATCCGGAGGCAGAGTGGCAGGAAGTACGCACCAAGGCACGCGGCGTGCTGGGCAGCCTCGGCTCCGCAGTCCCGGAGGACTAG
- the cls gene encoding cardiolipin synthase has product MWWTVSAPAWLATALTLLDFGIRIVALGVVPGNRRPTTAMAWLLCIFFLPVPGIILFSLFGNHRLSEQRVQRQTEISKAVRENTGELNAETSSYSGPEWVLSAVELNRRLGSFPSLDGNNVELQRDYEESIRQMTEAVRGASRYVHVEFYIMSYDAVTHEFFAALKDAAARGVKVRLLFDHIGTLRVKGYRKLLKELEDSQIRWRRMLPIQPLRGHWRRPDLRNHRKILVVDGVIGFTGSQNLVEPGYRKPGNHRIGRKWVELMSRLEGPVVDEINVVFATDWNMETDENLEQELSLYEWTSKPGDITCQVVPSGPGFTTENNLRLFTSLLYSASERISITSPYFVPDDSLLYAITTAAQRGVQVELFVSERGDQFLVDHAQRSYYEGLLEAGIRIWQYPAPLVLHAKHFTVDSDVAVLGSSNMDMRSFSLNLEVSMMMFGGDIVEKMRRIEDTYRSLSKELILEEWKNRPVWQRYVDNVARLTATLQ; this is encoded by the coding sequence GTGTGGTGGACAGTTAGTGCTCCAGCCTGGCTGGCCACTGCGCTCACCTTGCTGGACTTCGGCATCCGGATTGTTGCGCTCGGCGTTGTTCCGGGCAACCGGAGGCCCACGACGGCCATGGCCTGGCTGCTCTGCATCTTCTTCCTCCCGGTGCCAGGCATCATCCTGTTCTCCCTCTTCGGCAACCACAGGCTCTCCGAGCAGCGGGTGCAGCGGCAGACGGAAATCAGCAAGGCGGTGCGTGAGAACACCGGCGAACTCAACGCGGAGACCAGCTCCTATTCCGGGCCGGAGTGGGTGCTCTCCGCCGTCGAACTCAACCGCAGGCTGGGATCGTTCCCCAGCCTGGACGGCAACAACGTGGAACTCCAGCGCGACTATGAAGAGTCGATCCGCCAAATGACCGAGGCGGTCCGGGGTGCCTCCCGCTACGTCCACGTCGAGTTCTACATCATGAGCTACGACGCCGTTACCCACGAGTTCTTCGCCGCGCTCAAGGACGCAGCCGCGCGCGGGGTCAAAGTCCGCCTGTTGTTCGACCATATTGGAACGCTGCGGGTGAAGGGTTACCGCAAGCTGCTCAAAGAGCTCGAAGACAGCCAGATCCGGTGGCGCCGAATGCTGCCCATCCAGCCGCTGCGCGGCCATTGGCGGCGCCCTGACCTCCGCAACCACCGCAAGATCCTGGTGGTGGACGGCGTGATCGGCTTCACCGGCTCGCAGAACCTGGTGGAGCCGGGCTACCGCAAGCCGGGAAACCACAGGATCGGGCGCAAATGGGTGGAACTCATGAGTCGGCTCGAAGGCCCGGTGGTGGATGAAATCAACGTTGTGTTTGCCACTGACTGGAACATGGAAACGGATGAGAACCTCGAACAGGAACTGAGCCTGTACGAGTGGACCTCAAAGCCCGGCGACATCACCTGCCAGGTGGTCCCGTCCGGACCCGGATTCACCACGGAGAACAACCTCCGCCTTTTCACGTCGCTGCTGTATTCGGCGTCGGAGCGGATCTCGATTACCAGCCCGTACTTCGTGCCGGATGATTCCCTTCTCTATGCCATTACGACGGCGGCGCAGCGCGGTGTCCAGGTGGAGCTGTTCGTCTCCGAGCGCGGCGACCAGTTCCTGGTGGACCATGCCCAGCGCTCCTACTACGAAGGACTGCTGGAAGCCGGTATCCGGATCTGGCAGTACCCTGCTCCGCTGGTCCTGCACGCCAAGCACTTCACCGTGGACAGCGACGTCGCGGTCCTGGGGTCCTCCAACATGGACATGCGCTCCTTCTCGCTGAACCTGGAAGTTTCCATGATGATGTTTGGCGGGGACATCGTGGAAAAGATGCGGAGGATCGAAGACACGTACCGGTCCCTGTCCAAGGAACTGATCCTTGAGGAGTGGAAGAACCGTCCGGTCTGGCAGCGCTACGTCGACAACGTGGCCAGGCTGACGGCGACGCTGCAGTAA
- a CDS encoding aminodeoxychorismate lyase: MTVLVFLDPAFPSGRVADASVPQLLATDLGATRGDGVFESMLAVDGKPRKVSMHLDRMAASAAALELAFPAPGQWEPAISTALAEFGRVHGEPQAVVKLILTRGPEGADQPTAWVQASPVPASAARQREAGLDVLLLDRGYDSTVAEHAPWLLLGSKTLSYAVNMAAIRYAREHGADDVIFTSSDGKVLEGPTSTVVLATVQNGTKTLLTPELESGILPGTTQGALFQAAENAGWQLGYGPLEPTHLHQADGVWLVSSIRLLAPVKSINAEPIAVSPALTAELAALVETVL, translated from the coding sequence ATGACTGTTTTGGTGTTCCTGGACCCTGCGTTCCCCTCCGGCCGTGTTGCCGATGCTTCCGTTCCCCAGCTCCTGGCAACCGATCTCGGGGCGACCCGCGGAGACGGCGTCTTCGAGTCGATGCTGGCGGTGGACGGCAAGCCGCGGAAAGTGTCCATGCACCTGGACCGGATGGCCGCCTCTGCTGCGGCACTGGAACTGGCGTTCCCCGCCCCGGGGCAGTGGGAACCCGCAATCTCCACGGCCCTTGCCGAGTTCGGCCGAGTTCACGGGGAACCGCAGGCCGTGGTGAAGCTGATCCTGACCCGCGGCCCCGAAGGCGCGGACCAGCCAACCGCCTGGGTCCAGGCCTCCCCCGTCCCTGCCTCCGCCGCCCGGCAGCGGGAAGCCGGGCTCGACGTGCTCCTGCTGGACCGCGGCTATGACAGCACTGTTGCCGAGCACGCACCGTGGCTGCTGCTGGGTTCCAAGACGCTGTCCTATGCCGTCAACATGGCCGCCATCCGCTACGCCCGCGAACACGGTGCCGATGATGTGATCTTCACGTCCTCGGACGGAAAAGTCCTCGAAGGTCCCACCTCCACAGTTGTCCTGGCCACGGTCCAGAACGGCACGAAGACGCTGCTGACGCCGGAGCTGGAGAGCGGGATCCTGCCCGGCACCACGCAGGGCGCCCTCTTTCAAGCGGCTGAAAACGCCGGCTGGCAGCTGGGCTACGGTCCGCTGGAGCCCACGCACCTCCACCAGGCCGACGGCGTGTGGCTGGTCTCCAGCATCCGCCTCCTGGCGCCGGTGAAATCAATCAACGCCGAACCCATCGCGGTCAGCCCCGCGCTCACAGCCGAACTCGCTGCCCTGGTTGAAACCGTTCTTTAG